One genomic segment of Peromyscus leucopus breed LL Stock chromosome 23, UCI_PerLeu_2.1, whole genome shotgun sequence includes these proteins:
- the LOC114687283 gene encoding CD209 antigen-like protein E isoform X2, with product MGLYKSQGREEEERGSQDKQMMAGEPETQQPKNHEEEVTFGGQGFAENDPEGLTCRSKSMPECLTRVPWLLLLLISLGLFVLMLAILVQVSRVRASPQGQTPVAVPPEQTHSSLEQIQQQLTQINASLAGLCRPCPWDWELFQGSCYLFSRTLSSWEASATSCQDLGAHLVIINSIEEQRFMEYWNVRKKQRSWIGLSDHRLEDFWQWVDGTPLQLSFWKQGEPNNDEDEDCVELFTDEWNDNKCTEQNFWVCEQPSAPCPHH from the exons ATGGGGTTATATAAATcccagggcagagaggaggaggaaagggggagtcAAGACAAGCAGATGATGGCAGGAGAGCCAGAGACCCAGCAGCCAAAGAACCATG AGGAGGAGGTCACATTTGGAGGCCAGGGATTTGCTGAGAACGACCCTGAGGGTCTCACTTGCCGCTCCAAGAGCatgccag aatgtctgaccCGGGTGCCCTGGCTTCTCCTGCTTCTCATCTCTCTGGGCCTCTTTGTGCTAATGTTGGCCATCCTGGTTCAAG tTTCCAGGGTTCGTGCATCCCCACAGGGACAGACCCCAG TTGCTGTTCCTCCTGAGCAGACCCACTCCAGCTTGGAGCAGATCCAGCAGCAGCTGACTCAGATCAATGCCTCGCTGG CTGGCCTGTGCCGGCCCTGCCCCTGGGACTGGGAGCTCTTCCAGGGAAGCTGCTACCTCTTCTCCAGGACTCTGAGCAGCTGGGAAGCCTCGGCCACCTCCTGCCAGGATCTGGGTGCCCACCTGGTGATTATCAACAGTATTGAAGAACAG AGATTCATGGAATACTGGAATGTGAGGAAGAAACAACGCTCCTGGATTGGCCTCAGTGACCACAGACTTGAAGATTTTTGGCAGTGGGTGGATGGCACCCCTCTGCAGCTCAG CTTTTGGAAACAAGGGGAGCCTAACAATGATGAGGATGAGGACTGTGTGGAGCTGTTCACGGATGAGTGGAATGATAATAAATGCACTGAGCAAAACTTCTGGGTGTGTGAGCAGCCCTCGGCTCCCTGCCCTCATCACTGA
- the LOC114687283 gene encoding CD209 antigen-like protein E isoform X1 produces the protein MGLYKSQGREEEERGSQDKQMMAGEPETQQPKNHEEEVTFGGQGFAENDPEGLTCRSKSMPECLTRVPWLLLLLISLGLFVLMLAILVQVSRVRASPQGQTPGQQGSSSVVAVPPEQTHSSLEQIQQQLTQINASLAGLCRPCPWDWELFQGSCYLFSRTLSSWEASATSCQDLGAHLVIINSIEEQRFMEYWNVRKKQRSWIGLSDHRLEDFWQWVDGTPLQLSFWKQGEPNNDEDEDCVELFTDEWNDNKCTEQNFWVCEQPSAPCPHH, from the exons ATGGGGTTATATAAATcccagggcagagaggaggaggaaagggggagtcAAGACAAGCAGATGATGGCAGGAGAGCCAGAGACCCAGCAGCCAAAGAACCATG AGGAGGAGGTCACATTTGGAGGCCAGGGATTTGCTGAGAACGACCCTGAGGGTCTCACTTGCCGCTCCAAGAGCatgccag aatgtctgaccCGGGTGCCCTGGCTTCTCCTGCTTCTCATCTCTCTGGGCCTCTTTGTGCTAATGTTGGCCATCCTGGTTCAAG tTTCCAGGGTTCGTGCATCCCCACAGGGACAGACCCCAGGTCAGCAGGGGAGCTCCAGCGTGG TTGCTGTTCCTCCTGAGCAGACCCACTCCAGCTTGGAGCAGATCCAGCAGCAGCTGACTCAGATCAATGCCTCGCTGG CTGGCCTGTGCCGGCCCTGCCCCTGGGACTGGGAGCTCTTCCAGGGAAGCTGCTACCTCTTCTCCAGGACTCTGAGCAGCTGGGAAGCCTCGGCCACCTCCTGCCAGGATCTGGGTGCCCACCTGGTGATTATCAACAGTATTGAAGAACAG AGATTCATGGAATACTGGAATGTGAGGAAGAAACAACGCTCCTGGATTGGCCTCAGTGACCACAGACTTGAAGATTTTTGGCAGTGGGTGGATGGCACCCCTCTGCAGCTCAG CTTTTGGAAACAAGGGGAGCCTAACAATGATGAGGATGAGGACTGTGTGGAGCTGTTCACGGATGAGTGGAATGATAATAAATGCACTGAGCAAAACTTCTGGGTGTGTGAGCAGCCCTCGGCTCCCTGCCCTCATCACTGA